A section of the Apostichopus japonicus isolate 1M-3 chromosome 1, ASM3797524v1, whole genome shotgun sequence genome encodes:
- the LOC139966102 gene encoding uncharacterized protein isoform X1, with translation MYLICFPFGILSVESASPALPADKSKSKPKVGKGKGEKGKGKAQNENPPPGAPYSFTEANEEVIARWVESKKLLYDMKDKQYKDKALRRQLWEGKAAEYGVDYDSIQKWYRTQRTRFSKLREGQPKNKSQKRSGDGLSSGEEEDPILTEEASENDSDRDKFIRRVFGFLKPHIRRHKKDTPASFKDKLALAETGELAGSDDSTMADSLADEPREPTKKYTGYPTPRPPSRTRTASEDRPESPTMEMRVSGASRDLQDRLVQFITREQQVNTATPFCKYLETILDRLHDVCLEPAYEDITTVFNHYRKVSRQFRMREAAGDQISPLEEVPSAFQSQQPQQQMPGAVIPVCTSVTYSRVDQLQQESSLPIGTYYSASRATSSPSAEFQPGPRQWPRNPPTASVWRSKERGYVEQANQQYNLEQQQQQYQTLQPVNTSTQGYEPSPRQAAFVQLPFQPPQQKIRGPWQVTPQQPVQSPPPPPLPVQQSQNNVTQDSLRQYLNPDDSENINKDIKLSVLVPHDDTYDKSQ, from the exons ATGTACTTAATATGTTTTCCATTTGGTATCTTATCAGTTGAGTCAGCTTCCCCCGCCCTCCCTGCAGATAAGTCCAAGTCCAAGCCTAAAGTGGGCAAGGGCAAGGGCGAAAAAGGGAAAGGCAAGGCCCAAAATGAGAACCCACCCCCTGGTGCACCATACAGCTTCACAGAGGCGAATGAGGAGGTAATCGCTCGCTGGGTAGAGAGTAAGAAGCTACTGTATGACATGAAGGACAAACAGTACAAAGACAAGGCATTGAGGAGGCAACTATGGGAGGGAAAGGCTGCGGAGTACGGGGTGGATT ATGATTCAATTCAGAAATGGTACCGCACACAGAGGACTCGATTCTCGAAGCTGCGGGAGGGCCAACCCAAGAATAAATCCCAGAAGAGGTCCGGTGATGGTTTGTCGAGTGGTGAGGAGGAAGACCCTATCCTTACTGAGGAGGCCAGTGAGAATGACAGTGACCGTGACAAGTTCATCCGCCGGGTCTTTGGGTTCCTGAAGCCACACATCAGACGACACAAAAAGGATACACCAGCTAGT TTTAAGGACAAGTTGGCCCTGGCTGAGACGGGTGAGCTGGCTGGGAGTGACGACAGTACCATGGCAGACAGTCTTGCAGACGAACCCAGGGAGCCCACCAAGAAGTACACTGGTTACCCTACACCCAGACCTCCTTCCAGGACCAGAACAGCTTCTGAGGACCGACCCGAGTCTCCTACCATGGAGATGAGAGTTAGCGGAGCATCCCGTGATCTCCAAGATAGGTTGGTTCAGTTCATCACTCGTGAGCAGCAAGTCAACACGGCCACTCCTTTCTGCAAGTACCTGGAAACCATACTGGATCGTCTGCATGATGTCTGCCTGGAACCTGCGTATGAGGATATCACCACAGTTTTTAACCA ttACCGGAAGGTGTCCAGACAGTTCAGGATGAGGGAAGCGGCTGGCGACCAGATCAGTCCCTTAGAAGAGGTCCCATCAGCATTCCAGTCACAGCAACCGCAGCAGCAGATGCCAGGTGCTGTGATTCCAGTCTGCACATCTGTCACCTACTCAAGAGTCGACCAACTTCAACAGGAGAGTTCCCTCCCCATCGGTACTTACTACTCCGCCAGCAGAGCTACCTCTTCACCGTCAGCAGAGTTCCAGCCCGGTCCCAGACAGTGGCCAAGGAACCCACCCACGGCATCAGTGTGGAGATCCAAGGAGCGTGGCTACGTAGAGCAGGCGAACCAGCAGTACAACTTAGAACAGCAACAGCAGCAGTACCAAACCCTCCAACCAGTTAACACTTCTACTCAGGGCTACGAACCTTCTCCTCGCCAGGCTGCATTCGTCCAACTTCCTTTTCAGCCTCCTCAGCAGAAAATCAGAGGTCCTTGGCAGGTAACACCCCAGCAGCCAGTCCAGAGTCCTCCTCCGCCTCCTCTACCAGTTCAGCAGTCCCAAAACAATGTTACCCAGGACAGCCTCCGCCAATATCTAAACCCAGACGACAgtgaaaatatcaacaaagaCATCAAACTCTCGGTTTTAGTGCCACATGACGACACTTATGACAAAAGCCAGTAA
- the LOC139966102 gene encoding uncharacterized protein isoform X2, with product MKDKQYKDKALRRQLWEGKAAEYGVDYDSIQKWYRTQRTRFSKLREGQPKNKSQKRSGDGLSSGEEEDPILTEEASENDSDRDKFIRRVFGFLKPHIRRHKKDTPASFKDKLALAETGELAGSDDSTMADSLADEPREPTKKYTGYPTPRPPSRTRTASEDRPESPTMEMRVSGASRDLQDRLVQFITREQQVNTATPFCKYLETILDRLHDVCLEPAYEDITTVFNHYRKVSRQFRMREAAGDQISPLEEVPSAFQSQQPQQQMPGAVIPVCTSVTYSRVDQLQQESSLPIGTYYSASRATSSPSAEFQPGPRQWPRNPPTASVWRSKERGYVEQANQQYNLEQQQQQYQTLQPVNTSTQGYEPSPRQAAFVQLPFQPPQQKIRGPWQVTPQQPVQSPPPPPLPVQQSQNNVTQDSLRQYLNPDDSENINKDIKLSVLVPHDDTYDKSQ from the exons ATGAAGGACAAACAGTACAAAGACAAGGCATTGAGGAGGCAACTATGGGAGGGAAAGGCTGCGGAGTACGGGGTGGATT ATGATTCAATTCAGAAATGGTACCGCACACAGAGGACTCGATTCTCGAAGCTGCGGGAGGGCCAACCCAAGAATAAATCCCAGAAGAGGTCCGGTGATGGTTTGTCGAGTGGTGAGGAGGAAGACCCTATCCTTACTGAGGAGGCCAGTGAGAATGACAGTGACCGTGACAAGTTCATCCGCCGGGTCTTTGGGTTCCTGAAGCCACACATCAGACGACACAAAAAGGATACACCAGCTAGT TTTAAGGACAAGTTGGCCCTGGCTGAGACGGGTGAGCTGGCTGGGAGTGACGACAGTACCATGGCAGACAGTCTTGCAGACGAACCCAGGGAGCCCACCAAGAAGTACACTGGTTACCCTACACCCAGACCTCCTTCCAGGACCAGAACAGCTTCTGAGGACCGACCCGAGTCTCCTACCATGGAGATGAGAGTTAGCGGAGCATCCCGTGATCTCCAAGATAGGTTGGTTCAGTTCATCACTCGTGAGCAGCAAGTCAACACGGCCACTCCTTTCTGCAAGTACCTGGAAACCATACTGGATCGTCTGCATGATGTCTGCCTGGAACCTGCGTATGAGGATATCACCACAGTTTTTAACCA ttACCGGAAGGTGTCCAGACAGTTCAGGATGAGGGAAGCGGCTGGCGACCAGATCAGTCCCTTAGAAGAGGTCCCATCAGCATTCCAGTCACAGCAACCGCAGCAGCAGATGCCAGGTGCTGTGATTCCAGTCTGCACATCTGTCACCTACTCAAGAGTCGACCAACTTCAACAGGAGAGTTCCCTCCCCATCGGTACTTACTACTCCGCCAGCAGAGCTACCTCTTCACCGTCAGCAGAGTTCCAGCCCGGTCCCAGACAGTGGCCAAGGAACCCACCCACGGCATCAGTGTGGAGATCCAAGGAGCGTGGCTACGTAGAGCAGGCGAACCAGCAGTACAACTTAGAACAGCAACAGCAGCAGTACCAAACCCTCCAACCAGTTAACACTTCTACTCAGGGCTACGAACCTTCTCCTCGCCAGGCTGCATTCGTCCAACTTCCTTTTCAGCCTCCTCAGCAGAAAATCAGAGGTCCTTGGCAGGTAACACCCCAGCAGCCAGTCCAGAGTCCTCCTCCGCCTCCTCTACCAGTTCAGCAGTCCCAAAACAATGTTACCCAGGACAGCCTCCGCCAATATCTAAACCCAGACGACAgtgaaaatatcaacaaagaCATCAAACTCTCGGTTTTAGTGCCACATGACGACACTTATGACAAAAGCCAGTAA
- the LOC139966171 gene encoding uncharacterized protein → MGDETTRKKKAAALLLLRHLQEQDEKLLQGRNNQRRRRKPRSIWVRKWLSDKRRERYGHYSTLLNELKTEDEKAFYNYTRLPRGLYDEVLRRVEGRIEKKDTWYRKSLPPGLKLSITLRHLACSDNYPSLSYNYRVAPNTISLVINEVCDAIKAEFAAEVIQCPTKTEEWTALVEQFEKRWQFPHCCGALDGKHVAVTCPWNTGSVYRNYKGFFSIVLMALVDADYKFLWIDVGSDGSSNDASIYNGSELKEGLESPNNIFNLPKEKSLPGDDVPVPYYIVGDNAFGINKRLMNPFSIRNMEHNERIFNYRLSRARRVVENAFGILAHKFRVLLRTMNQRPETCRKIITTCVILHNLIRLRYPATHNNLMDLEDQNQNVIPGAWRNDKVLLDVYHERARNTETQEGRQIRRYLGHYFTSKAGSVPWQDKMIL, encoded by the exons ATGGGTGATGAGACAACCAGGAAAAAGAAGGCGGCAGCATTGCTTCTTTTGAGGCACCTCCAAGAACAGGATGAGAAACTTTTACAG GGCAGGAACAACCAGCGGCGAAGGAGGAAACCGAGGTCTATATGGGTCAGGAAATGGCTATCTGACAAAAGAAGAGAACGCTATGGCCACTATAGCACTCTACTAAATGAGCTGAAGACAGAAGATGAGAAGGCCTTCTACAACTACACAAGACTTCCCAGAGGCCTCTACGATGAGGTCTTGCGAAGGGTAGAAGGCAGAATAGAGAAGAAGGACACATGGTACAGAAAGTCCCTTCCTCCTGGTCTCAAACTGTCAATCACTCTACGACACCTGGCCTGCAGTGATAATTATCCAAGCCTGTCCTACAATTATAGAGTTGCTCCAAATACCATCTCCCTCGTCATTAATGAAGTTTGCGATGCCATCAAAGCCGAGTTTGCTGCTGAGGTGATCCAGTGTCCTACTAAAACTGAAGAGTGGACAGCCCTTGTCGAGCAGTTTGAGAAGAGATGGCAATTTCCACACTGCTGTGGTGCTCTGGATGGCAAGCATGTGGCGGTCACCTGTCCTTGGAATACTGGCTCTGTGTACAGAAACTACAAGGGCTTCTTCTCCATTGTCCTCATGGCCCTGGTCGACGCAGACTACAAGTTTCTCTGGATTGATGTCGGCTCTGATGGTTCCAGCAACGATGCCAGTATATACAATGGGTCAGAACTGAAGGAAGGCCTGGAGAGTCCGAACAACATATTCAATCTCCCTAAAGAGAAGTCTCTACCTGGTGATGACGTTCCTGTCCCATACTACATAGTAGGGGACAATGCTTTTGGTATCAACAAGCGCCTGATGAACCCGTTTTCCATCAGAAACATGGAGCACAATGAGAGAATATTTAACTACAGGCTCTCCAGAGCCAGGCGTGTAGTTGAGAATGCCTTTGGTATTCTGGCACACAAGTTCCGAGTTTTGCTGAGGACCATGAACCAGAGGCCAGAGACATGCAGAAAAATCATCACAACTTGTGTGATCCTTCATAATCTCATCAGACTGAGATATCCAGCCACCCACAACAACCTGATGGACTTGGAGGACCAGAACCAGAATGTTATCCCAGGGGCATGGAGAAATGACAAAGTTCTCCTGGATGTTTACCATGAGAGGGCAAGGAACACTGAAACCCAGGAGGGGAGGCAAATTAGAAGATACCTCGGCCACTACTTTACCTCAAAGGCTGGTTCGGTGCCATGGCAGGACAAGATGATCCTGTAA